A window of Globicephala melas chromosome 2, mGloMel1.2, whole genome shotgun sequence genomic DNA:
TTTCCTTACTTTCAAGTCTggtctgtctgaaattaatataagtaCTTCTACTTTCTTCTGATtaatgttagcatggtatatttttctccatccatttaattttaatctaTATGTTAAGTTAACTTCATaactttttataaggacacaaaaGCTACATGGGTCTTAATACCAAAAATCATTAGAAGCAATGAGAAttacaatataattttaatagcatAACATTTAATCACACAGTGTAGAACTACCAATGTTTCATTCAAATTTGCTGCAATGCCTATAAAATATCATAGACTTGAACTTTATATACACGTGTACACCCTTAGTAAATTATTAAACTACATACTCAATAATTTTCCTCCTACATGGAGCCTTTTGTACACGCCTTCATTATTTATACAAAGTGTTGCCACTTTCCAAAATATCAGGCATATTCATATTCAAATATTAGATACAAAATGCATCCTAAACTCAAATAAGTAATACTTTTCAGCTTATCTGAGCATTTTTCACTCTATAAATTccaatacaaagataaatataaatgtatgtaaaatattttcatatttaaggaTATTAGAGTCAACTACTTGGTTATAAATTCTTCTTCATAAAGAAGATTATCATGGTATGActtgaaagaaattatttatatgataatttttttagaattatAAGTATTGTAAGTTTCTGTGGGATTGACAGAAGAAGATAAAGATACATTGTTAAACAAGATATCCTTGGGCCTTTCTTTAAGGAATTTAAAGATTAATGGGGAACTCAGAAAAGTAAAACACATAATGAAAGTCTTAAAAAAGTGCTATAGTTAGGGTTCTATGAGAACTCATAGGAGGGACACTCCAATGCCTGATGAATGAATACTTATATACTTCAACTTTAATCTGTATATTCAGTGGATTACTCACTTCTGGACATAATACTACTTGATGAAAAATTACGGTCTGAGGTAATCTGaagattttctattttacttttcacAAATGCatgatttaaattattattcCCAGAGGGTAAGTAgaacacagaaaagaataaaacaggaaaatttaAACAATGCTTTAAGCTACCTGTTTCTCCTTAGGgtacaattaaaatatttagtattcatTGGGTTATTATAGTTCACCAGACAAGGTAATGAGAACATTCCCTATCTCGGTTAATCCTCTCAATCCTATAAAGTACTATTTAACCCTATTAAAGTATTAGTAATATACTCATCTTTTAGATGTGGAAACTGGGGTTTACAGTAGTCAAAGATTTCGCCCCAAGTCATAAAGCCAGAAGCTAAGCTTTCAACAACTGTGAATAGATCTCCTCTTATGGTGTAAGGAAAAACCATAAAGCCTAAGGGGAGAGTGAGATTGGGGGATTTGGTGGAGTGGCAGGCAAGTTCAGTTATCCATTCTTTAGGCCATTTGTTATCACAGATCACTGCAGAGAATGCCTATGTTAAACATTACTCTGCACACATAAGCCTCTCAGAAATCTTTCTAGCATCTGAAAATGTATGCAGAATGGATAGCCCCTGCTATGAGTATCTGAGAGCATCCCAACATAGGAAAGCAAATCGCATAATTCTGTATCTAATTATTTAACATCAGGATAACCATTATTTATTATCACATAAGACACTAATGCATTTGCTGTTATATTTGTAAGTTGAACTTCTAATTTTAAACAGGGCTTGTACCTGACTGTTTTCATGATGGTATCCAATTCCGCAAATAAGATATTCTTCTACTTTGAAATCTCCCTCTTCAATTAATGGCTTCCTATTATAAAACTTTATCTAGGTCTTACTGGTGTACCTTGACTTCATTATATTAAACTGAGTCAAATGTCTGAAACTAAATTTACTGCTTTCTATGCTGAAAACAATTGATTACATAAAAGTCGCTTGCCACAGCAGAATAAGGAGCATAATTCCATATTTGAAGGAGACCCTAAAACTACaattcaaatgtttttaaagaatctaAACATTATTCCATAATTACAAgtgtatttcctaaaataaattttaactaattaattcTTGTGATGCACtttatataaacaataaaaaaatttcattcttgGACTAACTTAGTGGGAAAACATGTTCTAATTTTTAAGAGGCTTTATTGAAGGGTGCTTTTAGAAAAAGTGCAGAATACGTAACTAAAATtaactattaacattttctagAGATCAAGGGGAACCAACTTAGAAGACTACAACTTTGCTTAAATTTAGCAccatttgtatacattttaaaaattgatatgctacagtttttaaaaatagtttttttctctAGCATctattcttcatttcttcctataGCACAaaaatttatccctgccccccaaAAAGATTATAAATGCGTGCATGTGCATAACAAAGAGGTTTGACTATGGGACATTTCCTTGTTAAAAAGATACCTCAAAGGGAGAGAAAATCCTGAATTTGGTTAAGTAATTGAAGTAAACATAAGAGAGAGTCACGAGTACATTTTTACAAAGGCCCAAGACGGGTGTGATCGTTCCCAGGCCAATGATTAAACTAAGTCTAACAAAGATAAAGGGTAGATCCTGGAGCACGATGCCCAGGGAATTCAGAAGCGGGTTCCGGGGAGTCAGTATCATTcgaagaagagaaatgaaactgaaGATGTAGACGGGGTAGACCCAGCCTGACGTGTACACTTTGGGGTGCCCGGCCACCCGCACCATTTCTATGGTGTCCGACCACAGCAGAAAGCTCCAGAGGAAGATCTCAGCGCGCACATCCTGCTGCGACATCATTCTCAGGATTCCCCGTTTGAAGGTGGGCTCTTGGGGTCCCTCCAGCTCAGGAGTCGAGCCCTCTGTTGTGGCTCCTGGTAGCCATGACAGCCGGGTCCTCCCGGCTGGCTGCGAAGGTGTCAGGTTTTCATTTTGCCTCAATTCATCCGTCACAGTTTTTATTTGCTGCAAACTGGTCGTGTGGATGTGCCTGTCTTCGTTACCTGCAATAAGttgatttatttacattttaacttcaaatttttatttagaatttaacttttcttctaattttatttaaatttttatttaaattttaaatttttatttaaattttaaatttttatttagaatttaacttttctttcaattttacttaaatttaaattgttatttaaattaaaatgtaaaattttaattgttatttaaattaaattttaattgttatttaaattaaatttttatttaactgtgatttttaaatttttatttaaagtgagatatttaaatttttatttaaatttaaaaatgaaatttaagtgTTCTCTTATTTGAGGTCTGTTTCACACATGGAATTTCAAGATAGCAATGAGTAGCACAGTGcagaaaaaacagaggcagagaaggcTCTTTGTGTCTTTGTATTTCCCTGGGTATGGATCCTAAGTCATTTTTACCATTTCAGAATAATAGCCATTACTGGTTACTGAGCTAAGTAAGCACtttcacacattatctcatttaatcctcagataAAAAGGTGAGAGATAGGGATTACTATCCCATTCGATAAATATGGAAACTGGAGTACAAGAGGTGAAATGATGCCTAAATTCAAATACACAGTTAGGAatgggcagagctggaattcacgCCCAGACTTGTTTGACCCCAATTGACAATCCCTTAACTTTATGGCTGCTAGCACTTTCTAGAGGCAATACATCACATGCTGATTATAAAACAGATACATATCATAAAATCAAATGAATCCAAAGTTCAATGGTCCAATCTTATTTTATTAGACACCCACAGAGATCACTACAACCCAGATCGCCAAGCTTAGAGTCTGGTGCTAAGAGGGTCTTCTGAGCATGATCATGAGAGAGCACGAGAGAGCCTTAGTGAAGGATAACATTCTGTATCCAAGATTCTTAAGCTGTTCTTTCCCCCGGAGTTTTTGAACTCGTCAGTGCGATGGGTTAGACTAAAGTATCTCATTTGTGACCATGAAGCTGTGGCTGGTCAACATGTCAGGCATCTGAATGAGTAGGGCATTTCCTCATTAACATCAtaaagtgagtgagtgagtgtgtgtgtgtgtgtgtgtgtgtgtgtgtgtgagacagagagagagagaaagagaaagagggagagagagagagacggaatGTGTGTGGCTCTCTGTATACACATGGGTGTTGAGGTTGGGGTTATGAAGGAAGCTCAAATCTCAGAACTTACTAACTGTTGATGGTATGATTTTTCTACATGAAAGGACTAGcacattattttccaaatatttgaacaCTTAAGCACCGTTTTCATTGCTAAGAAATTTCTCAAGTCTTGACAAAGTTTACTCAGCAAATGTGCTGAGCTGCCACATTACTTGATAAGACAAAATTTAAAGGGAGTCATTAGATGGAATAGCTCTAAAGGTTAAAGACACAAAGTCAATAAAAGTTGCTGAGATGTACTGAGCTgaagtgaaaacattttaaaacaaataagttaTTATGATTAATGACTAATAAAAGGCTTGCTTACTATAAGTAGGAGTTGTTTAAAGgaaaaacctcagttttctttctatacaattaattattttaaaattttaagtgtgaaTTGAGTATATTtatcaagtaaaaaataaattcttgatgAGATATTATTTGCTTCTGGTATGAATCACTCATAAATAAATGTTAGGAACCATAACCCTTAGAAACTTCCTTATCAAACTTAGATGTCACAGTGGCATGagtaggaatctttttttttaaactggaatatagttgatttataatgttttgtcagttcaggtgtacagcaaagtgattcagttatatatatatatatatatatatattcattccttttcagattcttttcccatataggttattacagaatattgagtagagttccctgtgctctagtAGGTCCCTGTgctcagtaggtccttgttagttatctattttatatacagtagtgtgtatctgttaatcccaatttcataatttatcccttccccctacatgtcccctttggtaaccataagtttgattttgagatctgtgagtctgtttctgttttgtaaataagttcatttgtgttgtttttaaaattagattccacacataagtgatatcatacaacaatggaatattactcagccataaaaaataatttataaaaaagaaaaaaataatgccacttgcagcaacatggatggacctagagattatcatacttaatgaagtaaggcagacagagaaaggaatCATTCTGATAAATTACattcaagagagaaaaatatatgctaattactattattttaacaATCATAATATCATCTGTTTTTAAACTCAGATGCTCACTTGCATCAATTGTATCTCttactttaccaaaaaaaaaatcaatatagaaaATACGTTTCTTAGAGTGTGTCAAGTCTTAGAGCACTCTCCTTCACCTCTCGTAGTAGATCAAGATGTTCAAATGAAGATCCAAATTCCTTTGTCAATATGAGGAACAAAGCATATCATTTGGGCTTTTGAGGATGACTGCAAATTCAGCATCGTTTCAAAGCCAGGAAGTGCAATCTAAGAAGTGAcacaataacattttttaaacagtcATTGGGAGTCGTAATATCTGAGGATAAGAGCTGTtggtacaaacaacaaattcttaGCTAGggttcatttttaatgaaatacaaaAGCCCTAATCCATGTGTATTTGGTAAAATCAGCCTCATATTTCTCCACGGCTCATTAGGGACTAGTTTAGATTTGGGGACTAGTTTAGGGTCTCTGCTGTCCTCTTTCCAAGTAAGAAGCATTATAACTATGAGCTGGAAAGCTCTGCTGGCCTCCCAAAGGGCAGGGTAGAGCTGAGGATGTCAAGAATTCATTTGGT
This region includes:
- the TMEM236 gene encoding transmembrane protein 236, which encodes MASRRLMKLLFFELLELAAFSVPTLVIMEQFADAYQSTRGTPGKAHYWLIVSCSIAYVSSVTLLIWVPVKVLLYRKRHLYQKIKGWRPVMMMCVILTTLPSFSFSIAVTKVQKNINSSTDMLPDLPVSLVLTCLIMVDIIEKLRTYPLRGRQKSNEDRHIHTTSLQQIKTVTDELRQNENLTPSQPAGRTRLSWLPGATTEGSTPELEGPQEPTFKRGILRMMSQQDVRAEIFLWSFLLWSDTIEMVRVAGHPKVYTSGWVYPVYIFSFISLLRMILTPRNPLLNSLGIVLQDLPFIFVRLSLIIGLGTITPVLGLCKNVLVTLSYVYFNYLTKFRIFSPFEVSF